A section of the Pseudomonadota bacterium genome encodes:
- a CDS encoding DUF2505 domain-containing protein translates to MHTTIRHTLNTNPATFWELFFDEEFNREQFKRLKFDDWTQLAFERKPDGSIVRKTRNSPPAKIPGPVQKALGNVTSYIEDGVYDPATGKFSFTAQAPGADKVKTQGEVWVEPRGEAQVERIASIEISANVRFVGGMIESFIEQQTRRFYEKGAEFTNRWIADKGL, encoded by the coding sequence ATGCACACCACGATCCGACACACCCTCAACACGAATCCGGCGACCTTCTGGGAACTCTTCTTCGATGAAGAGTTCAACCGCGAGCAGTTCAAGCGTCTGAAGTTCGACGACTGGACGCAGCTCGCCTTCGAACGCAAGCCCGACGGCAGCATCGTGCGCAAGACGCGCAACAGCCCTCCAGCGAAGATCCCCGGACCGGTGCAGAAGGCGCTCGGCAACGTGACGAGCTACATCGAAGACGGCGTCTACGACCCGGCCACGGGCAAGTTCAGCTTCACGGCGCAGGCCCCGGGCGCCGACAAGGTCAAGACCCAGGGCGAGGTGTGGGTCGAACCGCGCGGCGAGGCGCAGGTCGAGCGTATCGCGTCCATCGAGATCAGCGCCAACGTGCGCTTCGTGGGCGGCATGATCGAGAGCTTCATCGAGCAACAGACCCGCCGCTTCTACGAAAAAGGCGCCGAGTTCACCAACCGCTGGATCGCGGACAAGGGGCTTTAG
- a CDS encoding Stp1/IreP family PP2C-type Ser/Thr phosphatase: protein MVLSSTTQLDSATRLDQDGAAIPMKVTAVGRTDVGLQREHNEDCFLILEKHGLFVVADGMGGHQAGDVASKMAADAMASFFEATENEDATWPFPFDPKLSAEENRLQASIMTANKQIFNASISDRSVHGMGTTVVGIVCSADNGAVYVAHVGDSRAYRLRDGDLLRLTEDHSLVNDYLAMMPNLPKEATDLLPKNVITRALGMQDVVTVDLAKEIAQPGDVYLLCSDGLCGQVEDRHIAEVCNGHAGDMARCADALVKLANDAGGDDNVTVVLVRVTEAAGAETGREHRAKPTEHPSGATPPESARREGDQDEPPSEPPRSTEDTPGS from the coding sequence GTGGTCTTATCCTCCACTACCCAGCTCGACTCGGCCACTCGGCTCGACCAGGACGGCGCGGCGATTCCGATGAAAGTTACCGCGGTAGGGCGTACCGATGTCGGGCTTCAGCGAGAGCACAACGAAGACTGCTTCCTGATTCTGGAGAAGCACGGCCTCTTTGTGGTGGCCGACGGCATGGGCGGGCACCAGGCGGGAGACGTCGCGAGCAAGATGGCTGCCGACGCCATGGCGTCGTTCTTCGAGGCGACCGAGAACGAAGATGCCACCTGGCCGTTCCCCTTCGACCCCAAGCTGAGCGCCGAGGAAAACCGGCTGCAGGCCTCGATCATGACGGCCAACAAGCAGATCTTCAACGCTTCGATCTCGGACCGCAGCGTGCACGGCATGGGAACGACCGTGGTGGGCATCGTGTGCTCGGCGGACAACGGCGCGGTGTACGTGGCCCATGTGGGTGATAGTCGAGCCTATCGCTTGCGCGATGGCGACCTGCTTCGCCTGACCGAGGATCACTCGCTGGTGAACGACTACCTGGCCATGATGCCCAATCTGCCCAAGGAGGCTACCGACCTGCTGCCCAAGAACGTCATCACGCGCGCGCTGGGCATGCAGGACGTCGTCACGGTCGATCTGGCGAAAGAGATCGCCCAGCCGGGCGACGTCTACCTGTTGTGCTCGGACGGGTTGTGCGGCCAGGTGGAGGACCGGCACATCGCCGAGGTATGTAACGGTCATGCGGGCGATATGGCGCGCTGTGCAGACGCGCTGGTCAAGCTTGCCAACGATGCGGGCGGCGACGACAACGTGACGGTCGTGCTGGTCCGCGTGACGGAAGCAGCTGGAGCCGAAACCGGCCGCGAACACAGGGCCAAACCGACCGAGCACCCGAGCGGCGCCACCCCCCCCGAATCCGCACGCCGCGAGGGCGACCAAGATGAACCACCCAGCGAGCCCCCAAGGAGCACCGAGGACACGCCGGGCTCGTGA
- a CDS encoding transglycosylase SLT domain-containing protein, with translation MLGTVLIGAMPRALAQAADPLAAVAQLVREGHDERAFAELELLRFPPPGPERVRLEARARYLKARLLEGMGKFESVAETLPTELDQLPARVRDDVRRRRAWALARTGQCALARAELDEHVNLDPMLRALSGECALATGYSATAIERLRPFMEASKHGLDPVAARVAVAEAMWRQGRAGASIGELRNLLASNPEHPAAGAIESQLTSLGAKLEFGWEQRLERAQRWLELARPRQALSELDAATPPSSRQDLARWLHTRGMALYRTRAHYRQAARVLARAARLGGPFEIRDAFHAARALSRSDRNQAAVTAYRRLVRRYPNSRWAAHAEYLAAWLALRSRVPRLRPMQRFVSGPRAKHSSQLAREGLWQLAFAAYEARRYRRAIGLFERYARTSKRALVRARGLYWSARARQRRGDRRGAIEAFRSALTVQPLHWYALLARARLKQLGRAVGSPVAAPESKSASSSSSPLSETELPRGAAFYRDLGLTSDAVRALRAQEAALRRRAPPGRDTEALVLAYARLGEVVRPLELVLTHAREGLSEPPRGRSRWVWQAAHPRPYEQHVVAAERRHRLPADLLYAIMRQESGFAPEVVSYANAIGLLQLIPATAKKVAATLGVAYERERMFEPAFNIRLGAQLCARLHAEFRGQAVLVIAAYNAGSHRVRGWFKRARRLDTDLFVERIPIDQTRNYVRRVVSHWARYRYLAEPGRWPSLVPATVTRQGWRPRARNR, from the coding sequence GTGCTCGGCACCGTTCTGATCGGCGCGATGCCGCGTGCCCTGGCGCAGGCCGCCGACCCGCTGGCGGCGGTAGCGCAGCTTGTGCGTGAGGGTCACGACGAGCGCGCGTTTGCCGAGCTCGAGCTGCTGCGCTTTCCGCCTCCGGGACCGGAGCGCGTGCGGCTCGAAGCCCGCGCGCGCTATCTGAAGGCGCGCCTGCTGGAGGGCATGGGCAAGTTCGAGTCGGTGGCCGAGACCCTGCCGACCGAGCTCGATCAGCTACCTGCGCGCGTGCGCGACGATGTACGCCGCAGGCGGGCGTGGGCGCTGGCTCGGACGGGCCAATGTGCGCTCGCGCGTGCCGAGCTCGACGAGCACGTGAACCTGGATCCAATGCTGAGAGCGTTGAGCGGCGAGTGTGCCCTCGCTACCGGCTACTCGGCGACGGCGATCGAGCGGCTGCGGCCGTTCATGGAGGCTTCCAAGCACGGGCTGGATCCGGTCGCGGCACGCGTCGCAGTCGCCGAGGCCATGTGGCGGCAAGGCCGAGCCGGTGCGAGCATCGGCGAGCTGCGCAACCTGCTTGCGTCGAATCCCGAGCACCCTGCCGCCGGCGCCATCGAATCCCAGTTGACGAGCCTGGGTGCCAAGCTCGAATTCGGATGGGAGCAGCGTCTCGAGCGCGCGCAGCGCTGGCTCGAGCTTGCTCGGCCGAGGCAGGCGCTGTCCGAGCTGGATGCCGCGACGCCTCCGTCGAGCAGGCAGGATTTGGCCCGCTGGTTGCACACGCGCGGCATGGCCCTGTACCGGACTCGCGCGCATTATCGACAGGCGGCCCGCGTGCTGGCTCGCGCCGCGCGGCTCGGCGGCCCGTTCGAAATCAGGGATGCGTTTCACGCGGCGCGTGCCTTGTCGCGCAGCGATCGGAACCAGGCCGCCGTGACGGCCTACCGCCGGCTCGTCAGGCGCTACCCCAACAGTCGCTGGGCCGCGCACGCCGAGTACTTGGCCGCCTGGCTGGCTCTCCGCTCCCGCGTTCCCAGGCTGCGCCCCATGCAGCGCTTCGTCTCCGGTCCGCGCGCAAAGCACTCCTCCCAGCTTGCCCGCGAGGGCCTGTGGCAACTGGCCTTCGCGGCCTACGAAGCTCGCCGCTACCGGCGCGCGATCGGCCTGTTCGAGCGCTACGCGCGAACCTCCAAACGGGCGCTGGTACGGGCGCGAGGATTGTACTGGTCGGCAAGGGCGCGGCAGCGGCGCGGTGATCGCCGGGGAGCCATCGAGGCGTTCCGGAGCGCCCTGACCGTGCAGCCGCTGCACTGGTATGCGCTCCTGGCTCGCGCGCGCCTCAAGCAGCTGGGCCGCGCCGTCGGCTCACCCGTTGCGGCACCGGAATCGAAGTCGGCGAGCTCTAGCTCGAGCCCCTTGAGCGAGACCGAGCTGCCCCGGGGCGCGGCCTTCTATCGCGACCTGGGCCTCACGAGCGACGCGGTACGGGCGCTCAGAGCGCAGGAGGCCGCCTTGCGCCGCAGGGCCCCGCCGGGCCGCGACACCGAAGCGCTTGTGCTGGCCTACGCTCGTCTCGGCGAGGTGGTGCGACCCCTCGAGCTCGTGCTGACGCACGCTCGAGAGGGCCTTTCGGAGCCTCCCCGAGGCCGCTCTCGCTGGGTATGGCAAGCCGCGCATCCACGACCCTACGAACAGCACGTAGTGGCTGCAGAGCGACGCCACCGCCTCCCGGCCGATCTGCTGTACGCGATCATGCGCCAGGAGAGCGGGTTCGCGCCCGAGGTGGTCTCGTACGCCAACGCGATCGGACTGCTGCAGTTGATTCCCGCGACGGCCAAGAAGGTAGCGGCGACGCTGGGTGTCGCCTACGAGCGCGAGCGCATGTTCGAGCCCGCCTTCAATATCCGCCTCGGCGCCCAGCTATGCGCGCGGCTGCATGCCGAGTTTCGAGGCCAGGCGGTCCTGGTCATCGCGGCCTACAACGCCGGCTCGCATCGCGTGCGCGGCTGGTTCAAGCGAGCTCGCAGGCTCGACACCGATTTGTTCGTCGAGCGGATACCGATCGACCAAACCCGCAACTACGTGCGACGGGTTGTGTCGCACTGGGCGCGCTACCGCTACCTCGCCGAGCCGGGCCGCTGGCCGTCGCTCGTGCCTGCAACCGTCACGCGCCAAGGGTGGCGCCCTCGGGCCCGCAACCGATGA